The uncultured Carboxylicivirga sp. genomic interval TAAAAACGTCTTTATTAAAGGGTATCTCAATCTTCATAATCCGAGTATTTAACTTGTATAATTAATAAGGAAACAACTTAATTGCCTAAACTAAACTCATTAATAGTCGATTGTTTATTTATCTTATTATCAATAAATACGATCAGTAATCCTATCAATAGAAACAACAGTATAACAAAGAAAATATTTTCACTTGCTTTGATGTAGCTTATATCTCTTAGATCGATAAAAAAATAAGGATACCAATTAACTATACTTCCACGAATTAACGAATAAAACAGATACGCAAAAGGAAATACAAGCCATTTAAAACTATCGCTCAATCTTAATTTTCCTTTGGGTACAAACAGTATCCAGCGCAATACATATAAAACAGGAGTAACAACATGCAATATGTTGTTATAAAAAAACTCAGGAACAGGTTGAATCCACGAGGATCGGATAAATAAGTTGTAAATCAAACTTACGATGATTATATACTCTACCAAACTGGATTGCACCGAAATATTGGTAAGAAATCGTCCCAGTTTCGAAACAGGTAATACAAGCGTTACTGTTAAACTCAATGCTATTATCAGATTAGATAAAACCGTGAAGTAGCTAAATGTATTAACTATATTTTCGGACATTGCCACCATAATAATAATTGCCAGCCAGGTGGTTAATACAATAAATAAATCGATGCTTCTTTTTGATACAGATTGGGCTTGGTTAGTTTTCATTATTAAAGTCTGTTTAGTTAGGTTTTAAATATATCGATTAAATCGATCTTAGTTTTTAAGTCGCCCCTTCTAATCGTTACCACACATTTATAAATGTGAATTTAATAAAACATCAAGACTGTTTTCGAAGTATTTTAATAATTCGATTGTAATTTACTTCTGATAGATTCCAGTTATAACCACTAAAGTTTACTGTATTGGTAAACTGAATCACCACAGCATCCATATCTTTATAATACCTGGCAATGGTTTGATAACCGGGCATCAATCCGGTGTGATCGTATCGATAAATAGAAGTATAAATTTCTTGCTCTTTGGCATTTTTAAACACCGACCCATCGTTTAATGCTCGTATAAAAATTCCCAAATCGTGAGCTGTTGCCAGCATAGCGCCATTATCGTCGGTTTTTAAGTCGTATTGATAACCAACATAATATCCACTCATCACATCATCTAAATTCACATTTTTTATGGAACCATAAGTGTTGTGAAGATTCAATGGCTCTAAAATATTTTTGGTGATGTACTGAAATCGGCTTACGCCCGACACCTTTTCGATTAACATCGACAGTAGCAAGTAATTGGTATTGCAATATTCGTAACGGGTATTGGGTTCGAAATTGGCAGGTAAATCAAGAATCAAATCCAAACGTTCGCTTTCGCTTTGTTTTGGATGAGCCCAGTAATTATTGATATCGGTAAAATTTGGAATTCCGCTACGATGTTGAACCATCATTCTCACGGTTATTCTATCTGCATTTTCTATTCGGCCATTTAATTCAGGAAAGTAAAAAGCCAGCGTACTGTCTAAAGTTAGATGTCCGCTGTTCACGAGTTTGGCGATAGAAACAGCCGTATAAAGTTTACTAACACTCGCAATTTTAAATAAGGAATGAGGATCGGCAGGAGTTTTGTTTTCCCGGTTTTTATATCCGGCAGCGTAAAAGCCCGGCTCCTTCCCAGCTTCATCAACATATACAATTATACCATCGAAACCCATATCGGTAGCTGCATTAACCTGTTGCTGAATGGTATTGGGCAATGGTTTGATCCAAGCCGATACAATGGGCCAGGGCACATAGTAAAGTGAGATAAGTGTTACAACAGCCAATAAAATTCTAACAACCAGTTTACTTCTATTCTTCTTCATTGTTTAAGGGTTATGGTTTTTACAAACAAGATGCAGCTTACACAAAGCTACTCTGCTATTTCAATGCAATAATACAATTTTACTTTGCTATAATAATTAATGCCTGTTAAAGACTTATTTTTTGATGCTTCTCTCATATAAATCAATCCATTCTTTAGCTGACATTTTTGAGCAAAGCTCCCCAATTAACTCATAGGGTATTTCATCCATTTTTTTAAAACGGATACAGCTTTTTCCCATATCTAACTTACGCGATGTGTATTTCGGATATTCAGCAACGAACCATTCGTATAACTCTTTATCAGCATATATTCCACTGTGATAAAGGTTAATGGTATTCTTTTGTGAGGCAATACTCAAAAAGGGCAAAGGCAGTTCCGGGGCGCAATGATAACCATTGGGATAAATACGATGAGGGACATAGTAGCCGATCATGCCGTAATTGATGCCTTCTTCAAATCCTTCCGAAAGATTCTCTTTAATAACAGCCCGTAACTTCTGCAATACGCTTTTTCGATGTTCGGGTACCTGACTAATATACTCCTCTGGTGTGCTGGCCTGGTATCTCATTACTTCAACCAGTTTTTATTTTTAGAAAAAATGGAAAACCATATCAGAAAAGCCCCAATAAGCACTACCAGAATGGGCATTAATGTAGCCTGAAGAAGACCATACACCGCTATGGATTGGGTGAAAAACACGTTATGAATCATTTGCGGAACAACAACCAAAAAAGAAATAATGAATAAGAACACAGCCGCTTTCTTTCGTGCCACCATTGCAATTGATCCTAATAAACCACCCAACACAGCTATGGCAAAAAGGATAGTGGTCCATAAAGGATACTCTCCATACAAGGCTCTTTCGTTTTCGGGTAGTTTAGCCAAGGCTTCATCGGAAATAAATGCATGCATAAAAAACGATACTACCCCCATAATATTCCATAACAGTAATAATACTGCTAAAATCCAAAACCAAACCGGAGCTTTTTTTTGTGTTATTGCTGATTCCATAATCGATGTATTTAACTGTTATATACAGATTTGTTACAGAAGGCTAACAGATTTAAGATATGGAATGTTGCAGATAGGTTGACATTATTTCACCAGATATAACTTGACTTTCAAATTAAAGAACACCTTCATTTCTTATCTCAAGTCAATGAAACCAGAATACACCTTTGGTAATTTTGATACCATCATTAAAATGAAAAATAATGAAAGCAATTAAATGTTTAAAATACGGTGATGCTGAAAATCTGGTATTGACAGAAGTAAAAAAGCCAACTCCCAAAAACAATGAAGTGCTAATTAAGATAAAAGCTACTTCAGTAACTACCAGCGATGTTCTTATACGTGGATTAAAAGCATCCCCTCTTGCCCGATTTATGGTACAAATTATATTCGGCTTTAATAAACCAAGAAATCCAATTTTAGGAATGGTTACCTCAGGTGTTATAGAAAGTATAGGAAAAGATGTCACCACATTTAAAATTGGTGATGAAGTATTTGCCTATGGCTCTGTTTCACCAGCCAAACGCCATTTTGGTTCTTATGCCGAATATATTTGCCTGCCCGAAGATTGGAATATTGCCCTTAAACCAACAAATAAAAGTTTTGAGGAAGCAGCAGCTATTCCGTACGGCGGTTTACTTGCTTCGCATTTATTAAAAAAGACAAGCATAAACAGCGGCGACAAAGTTTTAATTTATGGAGCGTCAGGAAGTATTGGCACCATGGCAATACAATTGGCAAAGCTTGCCGGGGCCCATGTTACGAGTGTTTGCAGTAGTCGAAACTTTGAATTAGTAAAGTCTTTAGGTAGTGATGAGATAATCGATTACACTGCAAAAAATGCTGCTTCGAAACTGAAATCCTATAAATATGTAATCGATGCTGTTGGAAATTCTAAATCCTCAGAATTGAAAAAGAAAAGCAAGAAATCACTTACACAAAATGGTAAATACATTTCCATTGATCAAGGAACTCCTTTAACTCCCAAAGATGCTTTTCTTAATTTAAAAACGTTAGCTGAACAAGAGAAGATTAAGCCTGTTATTGATAGCATATATCCTTTAGAAGAAATGACCGAAGCACATAAATATGTGGAGAGAGGCCACAAAAGAGGTAATGTGATAATTACCATATAAAATTGAGTCACAAACCTAAAATATGAATTTATCTGAGTACGTAGAAAAACGAAATGGTGTGCCTCTGGGGGCCAGTGATTCCCTTCGAAATATGCTATATCGATCGTTAGGTGCAGAAACGTTTGCGAAATTTTGGCAATACTGGAATCCCATATGGGGATATTACCTGGGGAAGTATATTTTCAAACCTCTTAAACAGATCCTTCCCTCCTCATTATCGCTAATAATAACTTTTATTGCATGCGGATTTATTCACGATCTGGCGGTGATGTTACTAAAATGGAAATTTAGTCTGCTCCTGACTCAATGGTTTCTATTCATGGCACTTTGTGTAATTATAGGAGAATATGCAAAAATTAATTATTCAAAATTATCATGGATGGTGCGGGCATTAATTCATACACTAGTCATTTCAGCTTGTTTCTTCATTGCTTATCAATTAAATAAATTAATATTCATGGTTTTCATTTCTTAACCCAAGTCAATGAAGTTGGAATTCTCTATAACCAATTTTGCCTAAGTAAGCTTCTAAAAAGAAACAAACAATAAAACATGACACTTGAAACTCTATCAGAACGTAAAGAAGCCTGGAAAACAATTATAATTTTCCTTGCCATTGTCACGGTATTAAGTTCGCTTTTTCATTATGCAATAGTGAATTTGTACCCTTCACGGATATACATTGGAGCTTTGATGTGGTGTCCGGCCATAGCTGCAATAATTACACTAAAACTAAAGAAACGAGCTATTTCATCCCTAAACTGGAATTGGGGGAATTGGAAATATATCCGACTCTCTTATTTTGTTCCAGCCTTGTATGGTATCATCACTTATCTGTTTATCTGGATTTTTGGATTTGGAAGTTTAGCAAATAAGGAAGCAATTACAGACTGGGCAAAGGAACTTGGTTTAATTGGAATAGGAACATTAAACACAACATCGATCATAATCATAGCCATTATCTTATTAGGAACTGTTGAAGTAATCAGATCAGCGGCAACAACTTTAGGTGAAGAAATTGGATGGCGGGGATTTTTTATTTATGAATTAAGAAAAGTACTTTCTTTTACTGGTGTTTCTGTTTTCAGTGGGGTTATTTGGGCTACCTGGCACTGGCCGATAATTGTGTATTATGGCGAAAATGTAATCCTGGAATTAGCTTCGTTTTATGTGGTGATTATATCCATGTCGTTTATGATGACCTACTACACTTTTAAATCCAATAGTTTATGGCCGGCTGTACTATTTCATGCCGTAAGCAATGTGTATATTCAAAAAATACTGCCTGAATTAACTATTAAAAGCGAAGGAACTGAATATTGGTTGGGCGAAAACGGAGTTATGTTTGCAATAGTGACTTCTGTTTTAGGCATTTACTTTTGGCGAAAAGCACTAAAAGAAAAATTGTAAAGATCACTTTTGATTAAAGTATTGAATTATGACAAAGAAAAATATAAAACGAATTCTGAGAATAGCTTTTATAGTTGCATCAATATCCTCCTTATTTTTTGTTCCATGGTTATTGGTAAAGGCTTGGATACTTCCCCTGCCTGATACTGTTCAGGAGCAGTTAGACGAAGCCATTGATCATGGCTTTGATGGAATGATTGTTTATATAGACCAGGCCGGACAGCCACCTCAATATTTTGCTTCCGGCTGGCATAATCGCGAATCCCAGATACTTGCCAATCCACATGCATTATTTAAGATTGCCAGCATTAGTAAGCTATATGATGCGGTGGCTGTCACCAAATTAGTAAGTGACGGACGGCTTTCGCTGGACAAAACCATAGCTGATTATTTACCGGAACTGGTGGGAAGAATTGCTTATGCTGAAGAAATTACCTTACGGCTGATGATACAGCATAGAAGTGGCATCCCCAATTTTACTGACTCTCCTAATTTTTGGGCAAACCCAACCCAAACCTATGAAGAAAGTCTGGCATTGATACTGGATCAGCCGGCCAACTTCGAACCTGGCGAAGACTACGAATATTGTAATACCAATTATCTTTTAATTAATAAGATAATGGATGATGCATTAGGTTATAGCAACTTTCAATTCATTCAGGAAGAAATACTGAAACCGTTAAACCTTAACCAGACCTTCGGTTCGCTCAATGAAGTTGATCTGGAGGATGTAATGAGTGGCTATCATGTTGGGCACCCCTTTGATTTAAAGGCTGACGAACATGGCATGTTAGCAACTGCTGAAGACGTGGGCACTTTTGTGCGGGCATTAAATGAAGCCAGCCTGCCCGGTAGGCAGGGATCATTGTTTGCACCGGGGGAACAGGAAATATATTCTTCTGTTTATAAGTATGAACATGCAGGTTGGGTTCCGGGATACCAAAGTTTTGCAAAATACCACAAAGATATTGATGCTGTAATTGTTGAGTTTTATAGTACAACTGATCCTAAATTATACAATTGGAACTTATCTGAAATCATCAACAATAGAATTGTTAAAATTCTGAAGAAGCAATAAAGATTAATCTACACAA includes:
- a CDS encoding Pr6Pr family membrane protein, which produces MKTNQAQSVSKRSIDLFIVLTTWLAIIIMVAMSENIVNTFSYFTVLSNLIIALSLTVTLVLPVSKLGRFLTNISVQSSLVEYIIIVSLIYNLFIRSSWIQPVPEFFYNNILHVVTPVLYVLRWILFVPKGKLRLSDSFKWLVFPFAYLFYSLIRGSIVNWYPYFFIDLRDISYIKASENIFFVILLFLLIGLLIVFIDNKINKQSTINEFSLGN
- a CDS encoding serine hydrolase domain-containing protein, which translates into the protein MKKNRSKLVVRILLAVVTLISLYYVPWPIVSAWIKPLPNTIQQQVNAATDMGFDGIIVYVDEAGKEPGFYAAGYKNRENKTPADPHSLFKIASVSKLYTAVSIAKLVNSGHLTLDSTLAFYFPELNGRIENADRITVRMMVQHRSGIPNFTDINNYWAHPKQSESERLDLILDLPANFEPNTRYEYCNTNYLLLSMLIEKVSGVSRFQYITKNILEPLNLHNTYGSIKNVNLDDVMSGYYVGYQYDLKTDDNGAMLATAHDLGIFIRALNDGSVFKNAKEQEIYTSIYRYDHTGLMPGYQTIARYYKDMDAVVIQFTNTVNFSGYNWNLSEVNYNRIIKILRKQS
- a CDS encoding DUF1801 domain-containing protein, encoding MRYQASTPEEYISQVPEHRKSVLQKLRAVIKENLSEGFEEGINYGMIGYYVPHRIYPNGYHCAPELPLPFLSIASQKNTINLYHSGIYADKELYEWFVAEYPKYTSRKLDMGKSCIRFKKMDEIPYELIGELCSKMSAKEWIDLYERSIKK
- a CDS encoding NAD(P)-dependent alcohol dehydrogenase, whose translation is MKAIKCLKYGDAENLVLTEVKKPTPKNNEVLIKIKATSVTTSDVLIRGLKASPLARFMVQIIFGFNKPRNPILGMVTSGVIESIGKDVTTFKIGDEVFAYGSVSPAKRHFGSYAEYICLPEDWNIALKPTNKSFEEAAAIPYGGLLASHLLKKTSINSGDKVLIYGASGSIGTMAIQLAKLAGAHVTSVCSSRNFELVKSLGSDEIIDYTAKNAASKLKSYKYVIDAVGNSKSSELKKKSKKSLTQNGKYISIDQGTPLTPKDAFLNLKTLAEQEKIKPVIDSIYPLEEMTEAHKYVERGHKRGNVIITI
- a CDS encoding type II CAAX endopeptidase family protein; its protein translation is MTLETLSERKEAWKTIIIFLAIVTVLSSLFHYAIVNLYPSRIYIGALMWCPAIAAIITLKLKKRAISSLNWNWGNWKYIRLSYFVPALYGIITYLFIWIFGFGSLANKEAITDWAKELGLIGIGTLNTTSIIIIAIILLGTVEVIRSAATTLGEEIGWRGFFIYELRKVLSFTGVSVFSGVIWATWHWPIIVYYGENVILELASFYVVIISMSFMMTYYTFKSNSLWPAVLFHAVSNVYIQKILPELTIKSEGTEYWLGENGVMFAIVTSVLGIYFWRKALKEKL
- a CDS encoding serine hydrolase domain-containing protein codes for the protein MTKKNIKRILRIAFIVASISSLFFVPWLLVKAWILPLPDTVQEQLDEAIDHGFDGMIVYIDQAGQPPQYFASGWHNRESQILANPHALFKIASISKLYDAVAVTKLVSDGRLSLDKTIADYLPELVGRIAYAEEITLRLMIQHRSGIPNFTDSPNFWANPTQTYEESLALILDQPANFEPGEDYEYCNTNYLLINKIMDDALGYSNFQFIQEEILKPLNLNQTFGSLNEVDLEDVMSGYHVGHPFDLKADEHGMLATAEDVGTFVRALNEASLPGRQGSLFAPGEQEIYSSVYKYEHAGWVPGYQSFAKYHKDIDAVIVEFYSTTDPKLYNWNLSEIINNRIVKILKKQ